One Thermococcus sp. EP1 DNA window includes the following coding sequences:
- a CDS encoding DHHA1 domain-containing protein — protein sequence MDKNAFLDKVREGAELIKMHIELGHTIRIISHRDADGITAGAILAKAIAREGTNFHLSIVKQLSEDIIKELAEENQKIYVFSDLGSGSISLIEKYLADATVVIADHHPPEDGEIEQENHVLVNPTQFGADSVRDLSGSGVAYFIAKALNEKNADLSYLALVGAVGDMQEVDGQFHGMNIEIIEDAKELDLIEVQKEIRLFGRETRTLSQMLAYASNPELPGITGDIRNAIEFLRSKGFDPDMNYWQLKEEEKRRLHDVLVIHLIKNNASKEDIDRLIGDVILIKKYPEGDPRHEAREFATLLNATGRLNMGTLGVAICLGDEKAFKDALKLVDEYKREQIEMRRYLIQNWNSAIEKDHAYVFYAGKNIKDTMVGIAATMAINAQLAKAEKPVIVLADSEEDGLIKGSARTTKKGIEKGYDLGEALRKAAEVLGGEGGGHAIAAGIRIPKDRLDEFTELIDKLLGEQNSRGEKNEN from the coding sequence ATGGATAAAAATGCGTTCTTAGATAAGGTTAGAGAAGGGGCAGAATTAATAAAAATGCACATTGAGTTAGGGCATACTATACGTATAATCTCCCATAGAGATGCAGATGGAATTACTGCAGGAGCGATTCTAGCAAAAGCTATAGCAAGGGAAGGCACTAATTTTCACCTAAGCATTGTAAAACAACTCAGCGAGGACATAATTAAAGAGCTGGCTGAAGAGAATCAAAAGATATATGTTTTCAGTGACTTGGGAAGTGGATCTATAAGCCTAATTGAGAAGTATCTAGCAGATGCCACAGTAGTGATAGCTGATCATCATCCCCCTGAAGATGGAGAGATTGAGCAGGAGAATCATGTTCTTGTGAATCCTACACAATTTGGGGCGGATAGTGTTAGGGATTTGAGTGGCTCGGGCGTTGCTTACTTCATTGCGAAGGCATTAAATGAAAAGAACGCGGACTTGAGTTACTTAGCTCTAGTTGGTGCAGTTGGAGATATGCAAGAAGTAGATGGTCAGTTTCATGGGATGAACATTGAGATAATAGAGGATGCAAAAGAGCTCGATCTTATAGAAGTACAGAAGGAGATAAGACTTTTTGGAAGGGAAACAAGAACATTATCTCAAATGCTCGCTTACGCGTCAAATCCAGAACTTCCAGGGATAACAGGAGATATAAGGAATGCTATAGAGTTCCTCCGAAGCAAGGGATTTGATCCAGATATGAATTACTGGCAACTTAAAGAGGAAGAGAAAAGGAGACTTCATGATGTACTAGTCATCCATCTAATTAAAAACAACGCTTCTAAAGAAGACATCGATAGGCTCATAGGGGATGTAATCCTTATTAAAAAATATCCCGAAGGGGATCCACGGCACGAGGCAAGAGAATTTGCCACACTACTAAATGCAACTGGGAGACTTAACATGGGCACGCTTGGTGTTGCTATATGCTTAGGAGACGAAAAAGCATTCAAAGATGCCTTAAAACTTGTAGATGAGTACAAAAGAGAGCAAATAGAGATGAGACGATATCTTATTCAAAATTGGAACAGTGCAATTGAGAAAGATCATGCTTATGTTTTCTACGCTGGAAAGAACATTAAAGACACTATGGTTGGGATAGCAGCCACTATGGCAATAAATGCCCAGTTAGCTAAAGCTGAAAAACCGGTGATAGTTTTAGCAGATAGTGAGGAAGATGGACTTATTAAGGGATCTGCTAGAACCACAAAGAAGGGCATTGAAAAGGGGTATGATCTTGGAGAAGCCCTAAGAAAAGCTGCAGAAGTGCTTGGAGGAGAAGGCGGAGGTCATGCTATAGCAGCAGGGATAAGGATACCAAAAGATAGGCTTGATGAGTTTACAGAGCTTATAGATAAACTTCTTGGAGAGCAGAATTCACGTGGTGAAAAGAATGAAAATTAG
- a CDS encoding KEOPS complex subunit Pcc1 yields MKISARAEIVWEYENENVARAIAEAVDVDNLDLPENFKFKTYWKDGRVITKVKYLGEIESLIVALDDLVFSIKIAEDVIKK; encoded by the coding sequence ATGAAAATTAGTGCTAGGGCTGAGATAGTATGGGAATACGAAAATGAGAATGTAGCCCGAGCTATAGCTGAGGCAGTTGATGTTGATAATTTGGATTTACCAGAAAACTTTAAATTTAAAACTTACTGGAAAGATGGTAGAGTCATAACAAAAGTTAAATACCTTGGTGAGATTGAAAGCTTGATAGTGGCGCTGGATGATTTGGTATTTTCAATCAAGATCGCTGAGGATGTCATAAAGAAGTGA
- a CDS encoding 30S ribosomal protein S3ae encodes MPRINPRKRAAAAKDKWKLKDWYIVYAPEFFGNVEIGLTPAADPEKVKGRVIETTLKDVTGDFTKGHVKLYFQIHDVKGQNAYTKFKGHKLSRSYIRSLVRRRTTRIDGIFNVTTKDGYRLRVMGMVIAIRRIQTSQERAIRDIMENIIRKKAEELNFTEFILEAVTGRMGAELAREAKKIYPLKRAEIRKIKVLAEPEA; translated from the coding sequence ATGCCAAGAATTAATCCGAGAAAGAGAGCTGCTGCCGCAAAGGATAAGTGGAAGCTTAAGGACTGGTATATAGTATACGCTCCAGAGTTTTTTGGAAACGTTGAAATAGGACTCACTCCTGCAGCGGATCCTGAAAAGGTTAAAGGTAGGGTTATTGAAACCACATTGAAAGATGTGACAGGAGACTTCACAAAGGGTCATGTTAAACTTTACTTCCAAATACATGATGTTAAGGGTCAGAATGCATACACCAAGTTCAAGGGACACAAACTCTCTAGAAGCTATATAAGGAGCCTTGTAAGAAGAAGAACTACAAGAATAGATGGAATATTCAATGTCACCACTAAAGATGGGTACAGACTCAGAGTCATGGGGATGGTCATTGCCATAAGAAGAATTCAGACCAGTCAGGAAAGAGCAATTAGAGACATTATGGAGAATATAATCCGCAAAAAGGCTGAGGAACTTAACTTTACTGAATTTATCTTAGAAGCAGTTACTGGTAGAATGGGTGCTGAATTGGCAAGAGAAGCAAAGAAGATATATCCACTTAAAAGAGCTGAGATAAGAAAGATAAAGGTTCTTGCTGAACCAGAAGCATGA
- a CDS encoding SPOUT family RNA methylase: protein MKFLIKTQKDMEAVAANYIKDLLDETEIWVTPQGYSGLVLVDTKDPKAEEKFFEIPEIERIIPVLFEVPASLDAIVSVAEEIADYISEEETFAVKTKRRGKHEFSSIDVNITLGEKIRELTNAAVDLSFPDKTVLVEIIGERAYISIAGKEEWKKFTPEKINARKLFKKVTIVQMPYWGDYKACKNFGEKIGRAVQAFEVKELIIAPKEKMNAYELMEFIKGIRTGQESRYQIQKEAYPWKVEKVPISVWDLYQVIRDKRRNKRLLIITDPKGNTIPEVKENLTKDLYYAKEVVVFIGSREGIPRGLFRYADYVLDLAPYMTFATEHGIPAVLIALWTIYEEELRKKGIKEE from the coding sequence ATGAAATTTTTGATTAAAACTCAAAAGGATATGGAAGCAGTAGCTGCAAATTATATTAAAGATCTTCTTGATGAGACTGAAATATGGGTAACTCCTCAAGGTTATTCGGGTTTAGTTCTTGTTGATACTAAAGACCCAAAGGCCGAAGAAAAGTTTTTTGAAATTCCTGAGATTGAAAGGATTATTCCAGTTCTTTTTGAAGTTCCAGCAAGCCTTGATGCAATAGTAAGTGTAGCTGAAGAAATTGCAGACTATATAAGCGAAGAAGAAACCTTTGCAGTAAAAACAAAAAGAAGAGGAAAGCATGAGTTCTCAAGTATAGATGTAAATATTACTCTGGGTGAAAAAATTAGAGAACTTACGAACGCAGCAGTTGACCTGTCTTTTCCGGACAAGACAGTTCTTGTAGAGATTATAGGTGAGAGAGCTTACATTTCCATTGCTGGAAAAGAAGAGTGGAAGAAATTCACCCCTGAAAAGATTAATGCAAGAAAGCTGTTCAAGAAGGTTACTATAGTGCAAATGCCTTATTGGGGAGACTATAAGGCATGTAAAAACTTTGGTGAAAAAATTGGCAGAGCTGTTCAGGCCTTTGAAGTTAAAGAGCTAATAATTGCACCTAAAGAAAAAATGAATGCCTATGAATTGATGGAATTTATAAAAGGTATTAGAACAGGCCAAGAGTCGAGGTATCAAATTCAGAAGGAAGCTTATCCTTGGAAAGTTGAGAAAGTCCCAATTAGTGTTTGGGATCTTTATCAAGTTATAAGAGATAAAAGAAGGAATAAACGGCTTCTTATAATAACAGACCCCAAAGGGAATACTATTCCCGAAGTGAAGGAAAATCTTACGAAGGATTTGTATTATGCTAAGGAGGTTGTTGTTTTCATAGGGTCAAGAGAAGGTATTCCAAGAGGCCTTTTTAGGTATGCTGACTATGTGCTTGACTTGGCTCCATACATGACGTTTGCAACAGAACATGGGATCCCTGCAGTTTTAATAGCTCTTTGGACTATTTACGAAGAAGAACTCAGGAAAAAAGGAATTAAAGAGGAATAG
- a CDS encoding TIGR00297 family protein produces the protein MNIILSVTLVGTLGIMAYKLRALDNKGALAATFLGILTLGLGGVYPFLALLAFVILGILATKYHFSEKIRNGIAQEGKGIRSWENVFGNGLAALIFLLIEYYTRQDIFWTATFSAIATANADTLASELGKIWGKAPRIITTLEPALPGEEGAISLQGEAVAIAGAFVIGLFAIPLSNKWIEMLTAITLGGFLGCNIDSIIGATLEKRGLVNNHHTNFLATFLGGLAGALIFSLLL, from the coding sequence ATGAACATCATACTCAGCGTAACACTAGTGGGAACACTTGGAATTATGGCATATAAACTGAGAGCATTGGACAATAAAGGCGCATTAGCTGCCACTTTCTTAGGGATCCTAACCTTAGGATTAGGGGGAGTATATCCATTTCTTGCCCTCTTAGCCTTTGTAATACTTGGAATTCTAGCTACCAAGTATCACTTTTCTGAAAAAATCAGAAATGGAATTGCACAAGAAGGCAAGGGAATTAGAAGCTGGGAGAATGTTTTTGGGAACGGTTTAGCTGCATTAATATTTCTGCTTATAGAATATTACACAAGGCAGGACATTTTTTGGACTGCCACATTTTCGGCAATAGCTACTGCAAATGCAGATACCCTAGCCAGCGAACTGGGAAAAATCTGGGGGAAAGCTCCAAGAATTATAACAACGCTCGAACCAGCACTACCAGGAGAGGAAGGTGCTATATCCCTACAGGGTGAAGCAGTTGCAATAGCAGGGGCATTCGTCATAGGCCTGTTTGCCATTCCCTTAAGCAATAAGTGGATTGAAATGCTTACTGCGATAACTTTGGGTGGATTCTTGGGATGCAATATCGATAGCATTATTGGGGCCACACTAGAAAAAAGAGGCTTGGTGAACAATCACCATACAAACTTTTTAGCAACCTTCCTTGGAGGACTTGCTGGAGCTTTGATCTTCTCTCTCTTGCTGTGA
- a CDS encoding Lrp/AsnC family transcriptional regulator, translated as MKNKIDKFDLQIMSVLAKNARINYRQLAELLNTTRQRVSRRLERLEREGVIKKYTIIPDFDRLGYIYVAIGISLKPGAPIEKIIETLKEDEEVKVIQRAIGYHQLIVHLVAPKNMKEIERKIHELSKKVEGLEGMDMSFVTDIVKFELV; from the coding sequence ATGAAAAACAAAATTGACAAATTTGATTTACAAATTATGAGTGTATTAGCTAAAAACGCCAGGATTAATTATAGACAGCTTGCAGAACTTCTGAATACGACAAGACAAAGGGTTTCTAGACGACTAGAGAGGCTCGAAAGGGAAGGAGTAATAAAGAAATACACTATAATACCAGATTTTGACAGGCTAGGTTATATTTACGTGGCTATCGGTATTTCCTTAAAACCTGGAGCTCCAATTGAGAAAATAATTGAGACCTTAAAAGAGGATGAAGAGGTAAAAGTCATTCAGAGGGCTATTGGATATCACCAGTTAATAGTTCACTTAGTAGCTCCGAAGAATATGAAAGAAATCGAAAGAAAAATCCATGAACTCTCTAAAAAAGTTGAAGGATTAGAAGGTATGGACATGAGTTTTGTAACAGACATTGTTAAATTTGAGCTCGTCTAA
- a CDS encoding MazG nucleotide pyrophosphohydrolase domain-containing protein has protein sequence MSIQKEVDELIKKFGGYWEPFAMLTALIEELGELSREILKAEGIKDQKEPAQIVEEIGDVLFALLCIANYYNIDAEKALRKTISKYSSRDRKRWKSPIT, from the coding sequence ATGAGTATCCAAAAGGAAGTTGATGAGCTCATAAAAAAATTTGGGGGATATTGGGAACCTTTTGCAATGCTAACTGCGCTTATTGAGGAACTGGGAGAATTATCTCGGGAGATATTAAAAGCGGAGGGGATAAAAGATCAAAAAGAACCAGCTCAAATTGTAGAAGAAATCGGAGACGTCTTATTTGCTCTTTTATGCATTGCAAACTACTATAATATTGATGCAGAAAAAGCTCTCCGCAAAACAATTTCTAAGTATTCATCTCGAGATAGAAAAAGATGGAAATCTCCAATTACATAA
- a CDS encoding helix-turn-helix transcriptional regulator, with amino-acid sequence MKVRELLEGLNEKQRKTVQKCLASCEILDLEEEVETELSPKLMEFIKVLSNPIRAGIIKMLKNRWMCVCLIAKALNQDQTLISHHLRTLKSMNLLHERREGKLRFYKTNMEELKKYLSVLEKELF; translated from the coding sequence ATGAAGGTGAGGGAACTTCTTGAAGGACTTAACGAAAAACAGAGAAAAACGGTTCAGAAGTGTCTGGCCTCATGTGAAATACTTGACCTAGAAGAAGAAGTAGAGACAGAGTTGTCCCCTAAACTTATGGAATTTATTAAGGTTCTGTCAAACCCAATAAGAGCCGGGATAATAAAGATGCTCAAAAACAGATGGATGTGTGTCTGTTTAATAGCAAAGGCACTAAATCAAGACCAAACACTCATAAGCCATCATTTAAGAACTCTAAAGAGCATGAACCTTTTACATGAACGACGAGAGGGCAAGTTAAGATTCTATAAAACAAACATGGAAGAACTTAAAAAATATCTCTCTGTATTGGAAAAAGAGCTCTTTTAG
- a CDS encoding Mov34/MPN/PAD-1 family protein: MRIKIRRDLLQYLLQLARDFYPNEFGGFLREKDGIFEEVLIIPKGYFGKESIYFDTWLLPHDENIKGTVHSHPGPSSRPSQADKKFFSKFGGVHVIISYPFKEWSVKAYNSEGVEIEIEIID, translated from the coding sequence ATGAGAATAAAGATTAGAAGAGATCTTCTCCAATATCTTCTCCAGCTGGCAAGAGACTTTTATCCTAATGAATTTGGGGGATTTCTAAGAGAAAAAGACGGTATTTTTGAAGAGGTCTTGATAATCCCAAAAGGATACTTTGGAAAAGAATCAATTTACTTTGATACCTGGCTCCTTCCTCATGACGAAAATATAAAAGGAACTGTTCACTCTCATCCCGGCCCTTCCTCACGACCATCACAAGCCGATAAGAAGTTTTTCTCTAAATTTGGTGGAGTTCATGTGATAATCTCATATCCCTTCAAAGAGTGGAGTGTGAAAGCTTACAATAGTGAGGGTGTGGAAATAGAAATAGAGATTATTGATTAG
- a CDS encoding molybdenum cofactor guanylyltransferase translates to MRAYVLAFPERRWENYLLPINEEPVVKIVERRLLTAKRIDEVITIVRKDRLKKFSLHISRPEGINARNKLEALYKVLPFSGDIFLIEGNMPLVMPFLVNYLSTLFYESDSEALIPSWASGELEITHAFYDARALKKAIEICLAENERRLGCIAKYLDYKRSSIEELSKRNPKVTLSFFKIRNSFDLVFVKENLKRGF, encoded by the coding sequence ATGCGTGCCTATGTGTTAGCTTTTCCAGAGAGAAGATGGGAGAACTATTTACTTCCAATAAATGAGGAACCAGTAGTAAAAATAGTTGAGAGGAGATTATTGACAGCAAAACGAATTGATGAAGTTATTACGATAGTTAGGAAAGATCGGTTAAAGAAATTCTCCCTTCATATATCAAGGCCAGAGGGAATAAATGCGAGAAATAAACTTGAGGCTCTCTATAAAGTTTTGCCTTTCTCAGGAGATATCTTTCTTATTGAGGGAAACATGCCTTTGGTAATGCCTTTTTTGGTAAATTACCTCTCTACCCTATTTTATGAGTCAGACAGTGAAGCTTTAATACCATCATGGGCTAGTGGGGAGCTCGAAATAACTCATGCTTTCTATGATGCAAGAGCTCTAAAAAAGGCGATTGAGATTTGTTTAGCTGAGAATGAGAGGCGATTGGGTTGTATTGCAAAATATCTTGATTATAAGAGAAGTAGTATAGAAGAACTTAGCAAAAGGAATCCTAAAGTTACACTAAGCTTTTTTAAAATCAGAAATTCGTTTGACTTGGTATTTGTAAAAGAAAATTTAAAGAGAGGTTTCTAG
- a CDS encoding biotin transporter BioY — translation MRAKDIAYPSLFAALTAVGAQIAIPIGTVPITLQVLFVLLSGFILGSRLGFLSQLIYLLMGSLGLPVFANLSGGFAYIYGPTGGYLIAFPLAAFLVGFLSERQETFLNYTLAMLLGILVIYLLGWFRLGIFMGGDFKKAFIVGVAPFVIIDLIKGGIAIIVAKRVKQAVTI, via the coding sequence ATGAGGGCGAAGGATATTGCATACCCATCGTTATTTGCTGCTTTAACTGCAGTTGGAGCTCAAATAGCAATTCCAATAGGAACTGTTCCAATAACACTTCAAGTTCTTTTTGTTTTATTAAGTGGTTTTATTCTGGGTTCCCGCCTAGGATTTTTGAGCCAGCTAATATACCTCCTCATGGGCAGCCTTGGCCTTCCAGTGTTCGCAAATCTAAGTGGTGGCTTTGCTTACATTTACGGCCCAACAGGAGGTTATTTAATAGCATTTCCTCTAGCAGCATTCCTAGTAGGCTTCCTAAGTGAAAGACAAGAGACCTTTTTGAACTATACTCTCGCAATGCTTTTGGGAATCTTAGTGATCTACCTTCTTGGATGGTTCAGATTAGGAATTTTTATGGGAGGAGATTTCAAAAAGGCATTTATAGTGGGCGTAGCCCCCTTTGTGATAATAGACCTGATAAAGGGAGGAATTGCAATCATAGTTGCCAAGAGGGTTAAACAAGCCGTTACAATCTAG
- a CDS encoding biotin--[acetyl-CoA-carboxylase] ligase, with translation MRGGIRDSPVKRELLKQLRRKDVVSGDEIAQRMGISRVAVWKHIKELNMLGYEILSTPKGYALIREAHKPYPWELDFEVYYFKEVWSTMDIAKELAEEGKENVFIIAEKQKGGRGRLGRNWISQEGGLYFSLVVRPKIPLKDVDKLVFPISSAIVEILDEYDISAEMASNGDIFVGNKKLAGILIEAEGEIDLLKYAIIGVGVNVNNPVPEEATSLKRELGKEINLLEFTRVLFLRINHHLLKAIF, from the coding sequence ATGAGAGGAGGGATAAGAGATAGTCCAGTAAAGAGGGAACTATTGAAGCAACTTCGGAGGAAAGATGTAGTGTCCGGTGATGAAATTGCTCAGAGAATGGGGATCTCTCGTGTAGCTGTTTGGAAACATATAAAAGAACTGAATATGTTAGGCTACGAAATTCTTTCTACTCCTAAAGGATATGCCTTGATCAGGGAAGCTCACAAGCCTTATCCATGGGAACTGGATTTTGAAGTGTATTATTTTAAAGAAGTTTGGTCCACAATGGATATTGCAAAAGAACTTGCAGAAGAAGGAAAAGAAAACGTCTTTATAATAGCAGAAAAACAGAAAGGAGGGAGAGGAAGACTAGGTAGGAATTGGATTTCTCAGGAGGGAGGATTATACTTTTCTCTTGTTGTGAGGCCTAAAATACCACTGAAAGATGTAGATAAGCTTGTATTCCCTATTTCAAGTGCTATTGTAGAGATATTGGATGAATATGACATTTCCGCCGAGATGGCCTCTAATGGAGACATTTTTGTGGGGAATAAAAAACTTGCAGGAATATTAATTGAAGCTGAGGGAGAAATTGATTTACTTAAATATGCCATAATCGGAGTGGGGGTAAATGTAAACAACCCTGTTCCTGAGGAAGCAACCTCTCTAAAAAGAGAGCTTGGTAAAGAGATTAATCTTTTAGAGTTCACGAGAGTATTATTCCTGAGGATTAATCACCATTTGTTAAAGGCAATCTTTTAA